The following coding sequences are from one Acipenser ruthenus chromosome 7, fAciRut3.2 maternal haplotype, whole genome shotgun sequence window:
- the LOC117415013 gene encoding unique cartilage matrix-associated protein-like translates to MHLPFTHETPAPSLPIKHMRNFQPKLVDSLHSPLFWSLSESATKMNWNQIIFISLLATVLILAIANEAESAAVRTDKSDIKTGDGENLKKRIFMQESEATAFLKRRGRRSTKSKDEVNAENRQRLAADERRREYYEEQRNEFENYVEEERDEQQERNREKTEQWREYHYDGLYPSYQYNRHHI, encoded by the exons ATGCACCTCCCCTTTACCCATGAAACCCCGGCTCCCAGCCTGCCTATCAAACACATGAGGAATTTCCAACCCAAACTGGTAGACTCACTTCATTCACCATTGTTCTGGTCCCTCAGTGAGAGCGCTACAAAAATGAACTGGAATCAGATCATCTTCATTTCTTTGCTTGCAACGGTTTTAATACTGGCAA ttgCCAATGAAGCTGAAAGTGCAGCTGTCCGAACCGACAAGTCAGACATTAAGACGGGGGATGGGGAAA ATCTGAAAAAGAGGATTTTCATGCAGGAATCTGAAGCAACTGCCTTTTTAAAACGACGTGGCAGGAGATCCACAAAGTCGAAGGATGAAGTGAATG CTGAGAACAGGCAGAGACTAGCTGCGGACGAGCGCAGGAGGGAGTACTACGAAGAGCAGAGAAATGAATTTGAAAACTATGTAGAGGAGGAGCGTGATG agcagcaggagagaaACCGTGAGAAGACTGAACAGTGGCGTGAATACCACTACGACGGCCTCTACCCATCTTACCAGTACAACCGCCACCACATTTAA